From a region of the Bacillus thermozeamaize genome:
- a CDS encoding purine-nucleoside phosphorylase: MSVKAVRVMESVAAIRRLTSFRPRIGLILGSGLGELADRIDSSVTIPFREIPHFAVSTVPGHKGELVIGQLEGQTVAAMRGRVHYYEGWPMDKVTFPVYVMRELGVEQLILTNAAGGLNPAFSPGDLMLIADHLNLTGDHPLIGANDEPLGPRFPDLSSAYDKQLGLRLKEAAKQLAISLQEGVYAGISGPNYLSKAELRALLRLGADALGMSTVPEAIAANHCGMKVLGLSCITDIANPDLLEPPTHEQVLRVAEAAKPAFLSLLCRYIRSCGED; this comes from the coding sequence ATGAGTGTGAAGGCCGTCCGAGTCATGGAATCGGTGGCTGCCATTCGCCGGCTCACTTCTTTCCGGCCGCGCATCGGCCTGATCCTGGGCTCCGGCCTGGGAGAACTGGCCGATCGGATTGATTCTTCCGTGACCATCCCTTTTCGAGAGATTCCGCATTTTGCCGTTTCCACCGTGCCGGGCCACAAGGGTGAACTGGTCATTGGCCAGTTGGAAGGCCAGACGGTGGCGGCCATGCGTGGCCGGGTCCATTACTACGAAGGCTGGCCAATGGATAAGGTCACGTTTCCTGTGTATGTGATGCGCGAGCTGGGCGTCGAGCAACTGATTCTCACCAATGCGGCTGGCGGTTTGAATCCCGCTTTTTCTCCCGGCGATTTGATGCTGATTGCCGACCACCTCAACCTCACCGGAGACCATCCTCTGATTGGTGCCAATGATGAACCGCTGGGGCCCCGGTTTCCCGATCTGTCCTCCGCATATGACAAACAGTTGGGGCTGCGTTTGAAAGAGGCGGCGAAACAACTCGCGATCAGCTTGCAAGAAGGGGTTTATGCCGGAATCAGCGGTCCCAATTACCTCTCCAAGGCAGAGCTGAGAGCATTATTGCGCCTTGGCGCAGATGCCCTGGGCATGTCCACCGTTCCCGAGGCGATCGCGGCCAATCATTGTGGCATGAAGGTTCTCGGCCTTTCTTGCATTACGGATATAGCCAATCCGGACCTCCTGGAGCCGCCAACTCACGAACAGGTATTGCGCG